GCCGGACGCCCCGGTGAGCAACTAGGCTCGTACGGTCGTCCCGCCGACCTGAGGAGAACGATGGCCACCCCCCGCCAGTGGATCGCCGGTGCCCGCCCGCGCACGCTGCCCGCCGCCGCCGCGCCGGTCTTCGTCGGCACCGGGGCCGCGGCCCAGCTCGACTCGTTCCACGCGGGCGCTGCGGCGCTCGCGCTCCTCGTCGCCCTCGCGATGCAGGTCGGCGTCAACTACGCGAACGACTACTCGGACGGCATCCGCGGCACGGACGCGGACCGTGTCGGGCCGATGCGCCTGACGGCGTCGCTCGCCGCACGTCCGTCGCAGGTGCGCGCAGCCGCGTTCGGGTCGCTCGCCGTCGGTGCGCTCGCCGGTCTCGGCCTCGTGGCACTGTCCGGCCAGTGGTGGCTGCTCGCGGTCGGTGCGGCGGCGATCGTCGCTGCGTGGTTCTACACGGGCGGCAAGCGACCTTACGGGTACATGGGCCTCGGCGAGGTCTTCGTGTTCGTGTTCTTCGGCCTCGTGGCCGTGCTCGGCACGACCTACACGCAGGCGGGTCGCATCTCCTGGGCGTCGGGCCTCGGGGCGGTCGCGATCGGCCTGATCGCGTGCGCGATCCTCATGGTCAACAACATCCGTGACATCCCGACGGACCACGTCGCGGGCAAGCGGACGCTCGCGGTGCGCCTCGGCGACCACCGGGCGCGGCGCGCGTACTGCGCGATGATCTGGGGCGCGATGCTCCTCGGCGTGCTGTGCGCCCTGACGACGCCGTGGGCGTTGTCGGTCGTGCTGCTCGCCTTCCCGGCGACGCTGCTGACGCTGCCCGTCCTCGCGGGCGCTCGCGGGCGGCTGCTCGTGCCGGTGCTCGGCGGGACGGGCCTGTTCGAGCTCGCGTTCGGGCTGCTCCTGGGCTTCTCGCTCGCCCTCTGAGCTCGGGACACCCGCACGGATCGCTCCCCTCGGCCCCACCGATCGCTCCCCTGCACACCTCACGTGTGCACCGGGGCGATTGGGATGCAGGAGGGGCCGAGCTGGTGCGGGCTCCTGCCTGGGGCTAGCCCTCCGTCAGCCCTCGGCCTCGGCGTCCTCGTCCGCCTCGTCACGTGCCGGCTTGCCCGCCGACGCGCGGCGCGCCTCGGCACGCTCGGCGAGGTAGAGAGCGGCTCGGTCCCGGGGCCCGCGCAGCAGCACGGGCGAGGCGAGCAGCGCGACGACGACGGCCACGAGCAGGAGCAGCCACCCACGGAAGCCCGCGAGGGCGAGCAGGCCCACGCTCGCCGCGAGCAGCAGGAGTCGGTAGACGGAGTACAGGACGACAGGCATGTCACCCAGCCTAGGCGTCTACCCTGGGAGGCATGCCCCGAGTACTTCTGGCACTGCTCGTGATCGCCATGACCGCGTACGCGGCCACGGACGCGTGGAACGCGGAGGACGAGGACCGGCGCGGACTGCCGCGTGGCCTCTGGTTGATCCTGATCCTGCTGCTCCCCGGCTTCGGCGCGATCGCATGGTTCGCGCTGTCGAGCCAGACCCGACGTGCGCGTGCTGGTGCCTCAGGTCGGCGTCGCGCACCCGGCGCGCGTCCCGGCGGCGGGCCCGGTCCCGCGCCTCGCCCCGGGGGTCCGGTCGCGCCCGACGACGACCCCGAGTTCCTGTGGCGCCTCGAGCAGGAGCGACGCCGTGCGGCCCGCGAGCGTCGCCGCGACCACGGGCACGGTCGTGCTGAGCGCCACGACAAGCACGAGCGCCCCGGGCACGAGCCCGAGGCCGACGACGGCGCGACGTCCGCCGACGACGGCAACCCTGCGAGCCCGTAGGGCTCCTGACGAGCCCGAAGACGACGGAGCGCCCGGCCGGACCGTGAGGTCCTGCCGGGCGCTCGTGCGTCGGAGCAGGTCAGATCTGCGAGTAGCTGTGCTTCCCGTTGAACAGGATGTTCACGCCGGTGAAGTTGAAGAGCACGCACGCGAAGCCGACGACGACGAACCACGCTGCGCGCCGCCCCGACCAGCCGCGCGTCGTGCGCGCGTGCAGGTAGGCCGCGTAGACGACCCAGATGACGAAGCTCCAGACCTCCTTGGGGTCCCAGCCCCAGTAGCGGCCCCAGGCGTCCTCGGCCCAGACGGAACCGCCGATGATCGTGAAGGTCCACAGCACGAAGCCGAGGGCGTTGATGCGGAAGCTGAGCATCTCGAGCTGCGCGGGCCTCGGGACGGAGTCGAGCCAGTGCCACGACGCGAGCACCGCGGAGCCGTTCTCGCGGGAGTCCTGCAGGAGCTGCAGCACGGACACGGCGAAGGCGACGCCGAACACCCCGGTCGCGAGGATCGCGATGCCGACGTGGATGACGAGCCAGTACGACTGCAGCGCGGGCTGCACGCCCGCGGCCTCGACGTGGAACGCGTTGAGCGCGACCATGAGCGCCGAGATCGACAGGATCGTCACGAAGATCCCGAGGAAG
This genomic window from Flavimobilis soli contains:
- a CDS encoding 1,4-dihydroxy-2-naphthoate polyprenyltransferase, with amino-acid sequence MATPRQWIAGARPRTLPAAAAPVFVGTGAAAQLDSFHAGAAALALLVALAMQVGVNYANDYSDGIRGTDADRVGPMRLTASLAARPSQVRAAAFGSLAVGALAGLGLVALSGQWWLLAVGAAAIVAAWFYTGGKRPYGYMGLGEVFVFVFFGLVAVLGTTYTQAGRISWASGLGAVAIGLIACAILMVNNIRDIPTDHVAGKRTLAVRLGDHRARRAYCAMIWGAMLLGVLCALTTPWALSVVLLAFPATLLTLPVLAGARGRLLVPVLGGTGLFELAFGLLLGFSLAL
- a CDS encoding DUF4229 domain-containing protein, which translates into the protein MPVVLYSVYRLLLLAASVGLLALAGFRGWLLLLVAVVVALLASPVLLRGPRDRAALYLAERAEARRASAGKPARDEADEDAEAEG
- a CDS encoding PLDc N-terminal domain-containing protein, which codes for MPRVLLALLVIAMTAYAATDAWNAEDEDRRGLPRGLWLILILLLPGFGAIAWFALSSQTRRARAGASGRRRAPGARPGGGPGPAPRPGGPVAPDDDPEFLWRLEQERRRAARERRRDHGHGRAERHDKHERPGHEPEADDGATSADDGNPASP
- the ccsB gene encoding c-type cytochrome biogenesis protein CcsB, which encodes MTIGEISDILVWGAATAYTIAMVAFAIDMARRAGAPAQAAAPQPALATATPVTATASTPTSVTTPGWSARPDATVGTSAAANAGRGKGTPWGAWRSSKALGIAMSTLWLGFFFNLAGIITRGVAAGRAPWANMYEFTLVGAFCTVLVFLVIQQRLEVRFLGIFVTILSISALMVALNAFHVEAAGVQPALQSYWLVIHVGIAILATGVFGVAFAVSVLQLLQDSRENGSAVLASWHWLDSVPRPAQLEMLSFRINALGFVLWTFTIIGGSVWAEDAWGRYWGWDPKEVWSFVIWVVYAAYLHARTTRGWSGRRAAWFVVVGFACVLFNFTGVNILFNGKHSYSQI